In Bacteroides coprosuis DSM 18011, the following are encoded in one genomic region:
- a CDS encoding hypothetical protein (KEGG: bth:BT_2979 hypothetical protein~SPTR: Putative uncharacterized protein;~IMG reference gene:2504106121) — protein sequence MLEFLNDYRLAGLFIGVCTFLIIGIFHPIVVKAEYYWGTKSWWIFLILGILGVVASIAVQSIIISSLLGVFAFSSFWTIKEVFEQEERVKKGWFPKNPKRKYKF from the coding sequence ATGCTAGAATTTTTAAACGACTACAGATTAGCAGGATTATTCATTGGTGTATGTACATTTCTCATCATTGGCATATTTCATCCCATTGTTGTGAAAGCAGAATATTACTGGGGTACAAAATCGTGGTGGATATTTTTAATCCTAGGTATTTTAGGCGTTGTAGCTTCTATTGCTGTACAAAGCATTATAATTTCTTCTCTTTTAGGAGTTTTTGCTTTTTCTTCATTTTGGACTATTAAAGAAGTATTTGAACAAGAAGAAAGAGTAAAAAAAGGATGGTTCCCCAAGAATCCAAAAAGAAAATATAAATTTTAG
- a CDS encoding succinate dehydrogenase or fumarate reductase, flavoprotein subunit (COGs: COG1053 Succinate dehydrogenase/fumarate reductase flavoprotein subunit~InterPro IPR003953:IPR004112:IPR011280~KEGG: bfs:BF4340 succinate dehydrogenase flavoprotein subunit~PFAM: Fumarate reductase/succinate dehydrogenase flavoprotein, N-terminal; Fumarate reductase/succinate dehydrogenase flavoprotein, C-terminal~PRIAM: Succinate dehydrogenase~SPTR: Fumarate reductase flavoprotein subunit;~TIGRFAM: Succinate dehydrogenase/fumarate reductase, flavoprotein subunit, low-GC Gram-positive bacteria~IMG reference gene:2504106112~PFAM: domain; FAD binding domain~TIGRFAM: succinate dehydrogenase or fumarate reductase, flavoprotein subunit, Bacillus subtilis subgroup) encodes MTKLNSKIPAGPLAEKWHNYKNHQKLVNPANKRRLDIIIVGTGLAGASAAASLGEMGFHVKNFCIQDSPRRAHSIAAQGGINAAKNYTNDGDSVYRLFYDTIKGGDYRARESNVYRLAEVSNAIIDQCVAQGIPFAREYGGTLANRSFGGAQVSRTFYARGQTGQQLLLGAYSALMRQVHLGTVELYTRHDMLDLVMIDGRARGIISRNLVTGEIERFSAHAVVIGTGGYGNAFFLSTNAMSSNGSAAIQCYKKGALFANPCYAQIHPTCIPVNGDKQSKLTLMSESLRNDGRIWVPKKLEDAKALQAGTKHPNDIPDEDRDFYLERRYPAFGNLVPRDVASRAAKERCDAGFGVNNTGLAVFLDFKYAIDRLGKDVVADRYGNLFDMYEEIKNTDPYTSPMMIFPAIHYTMGGLWVDYELMSNIPGLFVIGEANFSDHGANRLGASALMQGLADGYFVLPYTIQNYLSDQIQVPRFSTDLPEFANAEKAVKDKIEKLKSINGKRSVDSLHKELGLIMWDFVGMGRTAESLKTALVRLKEVKKEFWANVRIPGGVNELNVELEKALRVADFIDVGLLMAHDALMREESCGGHFREEHQTEEGEALRHDDKFFFVGCWKYTGEDTDPELIKEDLVYEETKVQTRNYKS; translated from the coding sequence ATGACTAAGTTAAATTCTAAAATACCTGCAGGACCATTAGCTGAAAAATGGCATAATTACAAGAATCACCAGAAGTTGGTGAATCCTGCAAACAAGCGTCGTCTTGACATTATCATTGTTGGTACAGGTTTAGCTGGAGCTTCAGCTGCAGCTTCTCTTGGAGAAATGGGCTTTCATGTAAAGAACTTTTGTATTCAAGACTCACCTCGTCGTGCACACTCAATTGCAGCACAAGGTGGTATCAACGCTGCTAAAAACTATACAAATGACGGTGACTCAGTATACCGTTTATTTTATGATACAATTAAGGGGGGTGACTACCGTGCTAGAGAATCAAACGTATATCGTCTAGCCGAAGTATCTAACGCCATCATTGACCAATGTGTTGCTCAAGGTATTCCTTTCGCTCGTGAATATGGTGGTACACTTGCTAATCGTTCTTTCGGTGGCGCTCAAGTATCTCGTACATTCTATGCACGTGGTCAAACTGGACAACAATTACTTTTAGGTGCTTATTCTGCTTTAATGCGTCAAGTACATCTAGGAACAGTTGAACTTTATACACGTCACGATATGCTCGACCTTGTAATGATTGATGGCCGTGCTCGTGGTATTATCTCACGTAACCTTGTTACTGGTGAAATAGAACGTTTCTCTGCTCACGCAGTCGTTATTGGTACAGGAGGCTATGGTAACGCATTCTTCCTATCAACTAACGCAATGTCATCAAACGGCTCAGCAGCCATCCAATGTTACAAAAAAGGTGCTCTTTTTGCTAACCCTTGTTATGCTCAAATCCACCCAACATGTATTCCAGTTAATGGTGACAAACAGTCTAAATTAACATTGATGTCTGAATCACTTCGTAATGATGGACGTATTTGGGTTCCTAAAAAACTAGAAGACGCTAAGGCTCTTCAAGCTGGAACAAAACACCCAAATGATATTCCTGACGAAGATCGTGACTTCTATCTAGAACGTAGATACCCTGCATTCGGGAACCTTGTTCCTCGTGATGTAGCTTCTCGTGCTGCTAAGGAACGTTGTGATGCTGGTTTCGGTGTGAATAATACTGGACTTGCAGTATTCCTTGATTTCAAATATGCTATCGATCGTCTTGGTAAAGATGTTGTTGCTGACAGATATGGTAACCTATTCGATATGTATGAAGAAATTAAGAATACAGATCCATATACTTCTCCTATGATGATATTCCCAGCTATCCACTACACAATGGGTGGACTTTGGGTAGATTACGAATTAATGAGTAATATCCCTGGCTTATTCGTTATTGGAGAAGCTAACTTCTCAGACCACGGTGCTAACCGTCTAGGAGCTTCTGCTCTAATGCAAGGTCTTGCAGATGGTTATTTTGTTCTTCCTTATACAATTCAAAACTACCTTTCTGACCAAATTCAGGTACCAAGATTCTCTACAGATCTTCCAGAATTTGCAAATGCAGAAAAAGCAGTAAAAGATAAAATTGAAAAACTAAAATCTATTAATGGAAAACGTTCTGTAGACTCTCTGCACAAAGAATTAGGTCTTATTATGTGGGACTTCGTTGGAATGGGTCGTACTGCAGAATCTCTTAAAACAGCTCTTGTAAGATTAAAAGAGGTGAAAAAAGAATTCTGGGCAAACGTTCGTATCCCTGGTGGAGTTAATGAACTAAACGTAGAACTTGAAAAAGCTTTACGTGTAGCAGATTTCATTGATGTTGGTTTACTTATGGCTCATGATGCTCTTATGCGTGAGGAATCATGTGGTGGCCACTTCAGAGAAGAACACCAAACAGAAGAAGGAGAAGCTCTTCGCCATGATGATAAATTCTTCTTCGTTGGTTGTTGGAAATACACTGGTGAAGATACAGACCCAGAACTTATTAAAGAAGACTTAGTGTACGAAGAAACTAAAGTTCAAACACGTAACTACAAGTCATAA
- a CDS encoding succinate dehydrogenase (or fumarate reductase) cytochrome b subunit, b558 family (InterPro IPR011138~KEGG: bfs:BF4339 fumarate reductase transmembrane cytochrome b subunit~SPTR: Fumarate reductase cytochrome b subunit;~TIGRFAM: Succinate dehydrogenase, cytochrome b558 subunit~IMG reference gene:2504106113~TIGRFAM: succinate dehydrogenase (or fumarate reductase) cytochrome b subunit, b558 family) produces MWLKNSSIGRKVVMSVTGIALVLFLTFHMGMNLVAVFSNPDYTDPLNNGYNQICHFLGANWYALVGTLGLAALFIIHIIYAIWLTIQNRKARGNERYDVVERRETVKWASQNMFVLGLIVVIGLGLHLFNFWYNMQFQEILGHETAVTAIGNVAVYDGYQFIKLAFANPIYTALYVVWLVALWFHLTHGFWSAIQTIGWSNDLWINRWKTISNIYSTIIVVCFLFVVVWFYVGSL; encoded by the coding sequence ATGTGGTTAAAGAATTCATCTATAGGTAGGAAAGTGGTGATGAGTGTTACTGGTATCGCCCTTGTCCTATTTTTAACGTTTCACATGGGGATGAACCTTGTTGCAGTATTCTCGAACCCAGACTACACAGATCCATTGAATAATGGTTACAACCAAATTTGCCACTTTTTAGGAGCAAACTGGTACGCACTTGTAGGAACACTAGGTCTTGCTGCATTATTTATCATTCACATCATTTATGCAATATGGTTAACAATCCAAAACCGTAAAGCTCGTGGTAATGAAAGATATGATGTTGTAGAAAGAAGAGAAACTGTGAAATGGGCATCACAAAACATGTTCGTTTTAGGTCTTATTGTCGTTATTGGTTTAGGTTTGCACCTATTCAATTTCTGGTACAATATGCAATTTCAAGAAATTTTAGGTCATGAGACTGCTGTAACAGCAATAGGTAATGTTGCTGTTTATGATGGATACCAATTTATTAAATTGGCTTTCGCAAATCCTATTTACACAGCACTTTATGTTGTATGGTTAGTAGCTTTATGGTTCCACCTAACTCATGGTTTTTGGAGTGCTATCCAAACTATTGGTTGGAGCAATGATCTATGGATTAATCGATGGAAAACAATCTCAAACATTTACTCTACAATCATTGTAGTATGTTTCTTATTTGTAGTTGTTTGGTTCTACGTCGGTAGCTTATAA
- a CDS encoding hypothetical protein (KEGG: bvu:BVU_0830 hypothetical protein~SPTR: Putative lipoprotein;~IMG reference gene:2504106114~PFAM: OmpW family), with amino-acid sequence MKKLMVLVCVLMLGIGTSFAQKGAKSLGVNVGYGTEIENVGIGAKFQYNILDDIRLEPSLNFYMKKDGLSMWDLNLNAHYLFHLTSKFNVYPLAGITYTSWKQDLKIEGVGSETSNKFGANVGLGAEYFLSNNFVVNLDIKYQAIKDFDQAVFTFGAAYKF; translated from the coding sequence ATGAAGAAATTAATGGTATTAGTTTGTGTTTTAATGCTAGGCATTGGAACTAGTTTTGCTCAAAAAGGAGCTAAATCTTTAGGTGTAAATGTAGGATATGGTACAGAAATTGAGAATGTCGGTATTGGAGCAAAGTTCCAATATAATATTCTTGACGATATCCGATTAGAGCCGTCACTTAACTTTTATATGAAAAAAGACGGGTTAAGTATGTGGGATTTAAACCTAAATGCTCACTATCTCTTCCATCTTACAAGTAAATTTAATGTTTATCCTCTAGCAGGTATCACTTATACTAGCTGGAAACAAGATTTAAAAATAGAAGGTGTGGGGTCAGAAACCAGTAATAAGTTTGGAGCGAACGTAGGTTTAGGAGCTGAATATTTTTTAAGCAACAACTTTGTTGTTAACTTAGATATCAAATATCAAGCTATAAAGGATTTTGATCAAGCTGTATTTACATTTGGAGCAGCATATAAGTTTTAA
- a CDS encoding PfkB domain protein (COGs: COG0524 Sugar kinase ribokinase family~InterPro IPR011611~KEGG: bfs:BF4173 PfkB family carbohydrate kinase~PFAM: Carbohydrate/purine kinase~SPTR: Putative PfkB family carbohydrate kinase;~IMG reference gene:2504106118~PFAM: pfkB family carbohydrate kinase), with product MSKIIGLGNALVDILVILENDNLLKEIELPKGSMQLITTEKFIELKNILSRMDTYQATGGSAANTILALASLQTPVGFIGKIGSDHFGTFFERSFKKKGIETKLLIDEQHNSGVASTFISPDGERTFGTFLGAAAELSAYDIHNDIYSGYDILYVEGYLVQNHDLILKAVKLAKELGVKVCIDLASYNIVAEDLEFFTYLVENYVDIVFANEEEAFAFSGLRDPKEALDYIAKRCSIAVVKVGANGSYVMCDGVCKHAKALNNRSVLDTTGAGDYFAAGFLYGYISGINLLKCAEIGSLLSGHVIEVVGTSLIDTAWSNILKKIDVIMHR from the coding sequence ATGAGTAAAATAATTGGTTTGGGAAATGCTTTGGTAGACATCTTAGTCATCTTGGAGAATGATAACCTCCTGAAAGAGATTGAATTGCCTAAAGGAAGTATGCAATTAATAACCACAGAAAAATTTATTGAATTAAAAAATATTTTATCCCGAATGGATACCTATCAAGCTACTGGTGGTTCGGCAGCTAACACAATACTAGCTCTTGCATCTCTTCAAACCCCCGTTGGTTTTATTGGTAAAATTGGTTCAGATCATTTTGGTACATTTTTTGAACGATCATTTAAAAAAAAAGGAATTGAGACAAAGTTATTGATAGATGAACAGCATAATTCAGGTGTTGCATCTACCTTTATTTCTCCTGATGGTGAGCGTACTTTCGGTACTTTCCTTGGTGCTGCAGCTGAATTGTCTGCTTATGATATTCATAATGATATTTATAGTGGTTACGATATTCTATACGTAGAAGGTTATTTAGTACAAAATCATGATTTAATTCTTAAAGCTGTTAAATTAGCTAAAGAATTGGGCGTAAAAGTATGTATTGACTTAGCGAGTTATAATATTGTAGCTGAAGACCTAGAATTTTTCACTTACTTAGTAGAAAACTATGTTGATATCGTTTTTGCTAATGAAGAAGAGGCTTTTGCCTTTTCTGGATTAAGAGATCCGAAGGAAGCCTTAGATTATATTGCAAAGAGATGCAGCATTGCGGTAGTAAAAGTGGGTGCAAATGGTTCATATGTAATGTGTGATGGGGTTTGCAAGCATGCTAAGGCTTTAAATAATAGAAGTGTATTAGATACAACTGGAGCTGGAGATTATTTTGCAGCAGGTTTCCTTTACGGATATATTAGTGGAATTAATCTTTTAAAATGTGCAGAAATTGGTTCTCTTCTTTCTGGTCATGTTATTGAAGTTGTTGGAACTTCGTTAATAGATACTGCATGGAGTAACATTTTGAAGAAGATAGATGTTATTATGCATAGATAA
- a CDS encoding carboxyl-terminal protease (COGs: COG0793 Periplasmic protease~InterPro IPR001478:IPR005151:IPR004447~KEGG: bth:BT_2798 carboxy-terminal processing protease precursor~PFAM: Peptidase S41; PDZ/DHR/GLGF~SMART: Peptidase S41; PDZ/DHR/GLGF~SPTR: Putative uncharacterized protein;~TIGRFAM: Peptidase S41A, C-terminal peptidase~IMG reference gene:2504106119~PFAM: Peptidase family S41; PDZ domain (Also known as DHR or GLGF)~TIGRFAM: C-terminal peptidase (prc)), protein MKNGIKKLVISLSVVVGIAVFFSFRAEKDHNFEVAKNLDIFNSIVKELDMFYVDTIDPNVTIRRAIDAMLYSLDPHTSYYPADDQSELEQMIKGSYGGIGSIISYDPKNKYSVIAEPYEGMPAAEVGLKVGDILLQIDDTVLSDKDNQQVSEMLRGEIGTNFVLKVKRPGVEKPLDFTITRKSIQLPTIPYYGVLKDKVGYIEFVSFSGTPAADFKKAFVDLKNQGIESLIIDLRSNGGGLLDEAVEIVNYFVPKGDTIVTTKGKIKQASNTYVTKNQPLDTEIPIVLLVGGSTASAAEILAGSLQDLDRGVVIGNKTFGKGLVQIPRALPYGANMKLTSAKYYIPSGRCVQAIDYSHRDADGKVERIPDSLMTVFHTSIGREVKDGAGIMPDIEVKQDKLPNILFYLVTENHIFNYATDYCLKHKKIAPAKDFALSEADYQEFKEYIKGKDFKYDQQSEKVLSSLKEIAEFEGYLEESKSEFEALEKKLSHNIDKDLDYFSKDIKHILSLEIVKRYYFQKGSTIERLKQDKEVDEAVGILKGNTIYKNILSPAFKPMLSDSISVKLTKS, encoded by the coding sequence ATGAAAAATGGTATAAAGAAATTAGTTATATCCTTATCTGTTGTTGTAGGTATAGCTGTGTTTTTCTCTTTTAGAGCTGAAAAAGATCACAATTTTGAGGTAGCTAAGAATTTAGACATATTTAATTCTATAGTTAAAGAGCTAGATATGTTTTATGTGGATACAATAGATCCCAACGTTACTATTAGGCGTGCAATTGATGCTATGTTGTATTCTTTAGATCCTCATACTTCATATTATCCTGCCGACGATCAAAGTGAGCTAGAGCAGATGATAAAAGGTTCTTATGGAGGAATAGGTTCTATCATATCTTATGATCCAAAAAATAAATACTCAGTTATTGCAGAGCCCTATGAAGGTATGCCTGCTGCAGAAGTTGGATTAAAAGTGGGCGATATATTATTGCAGATTGATGATACTGTTCTTTCTGATAAAGATAATCAGCAAGTTAGTGAAATGCTAAGAGGAGAGATTGGTACAAACTTTGTTCTTAAGGTGAAGCGTCCAGGAGTTGAAAAACCTTTAGATTTTACCATTACTCGTAAATCGATACAGTTGCCAACTATCCCATATTATGGAGTGCTAAAAGATAAAGTTGGATATATTGAGTTTGTTAGCTTTTCTGGAACACCAGCAGCAGATTTTAAAAAAGCGTTTGTGGATTTAAAGAACCAAGGAATTGAGTCTTTGATTATTGATTTAAGAAGTAATGGAGGAGGCTTGTTAGATGAAGCTGTAGAAATAGTTAATTACTTTGTACCCAAAGGAGATACAATTGTTACTACCAAAGGGAAGATAAAACAAGCATCTAATACTTATGTTACAAAGAACCAACCATTAGATACAGAAATACCAATTGTTTTACTAGTTGGTGGCTCTACGGCTTCTGCTGCAGAAATTTTAGCGGGTTCATTACAAGACCTTGATAGAGGTGTTGTAATAGGTAATAAAACGTTCGGAAAGGGTTTGGTCCAAATTCCTAGAGCCTTGCCTTATGGTGCGAATATGAAGCTTACATCGGCTAAATACTATATCCCTAGTGGGCGTTGCGTTCAGGCTATTGATTATTCGCATAGAGATGCAGATGGAAAAGTAGAGCGAATACCTGATAGCTTGATGACTGTATTCCATACTTCGATTGGTCGTGAAGTAAAAGATGGTGCTGGTATTATGCCTGATATAGAGGTAAAGCAAGATAAACTCCCGAATATTTTATTTTATCTTGTTACAGAGAATCATATTTTTAATTATGCTACTGATTATTGCTTAAAGCATAAAAAAATAGCTCCAGCTAAAGATTTTGCTCTTTCTGAAGCAGATTACCAAGAGTTTAAAGAATACATAAAGGGTAAAGATTTTAAATATGATCAACAGAGTGAAAAGGTTCTCTCTAGCTTAAAGGAGATAGCTGAGTTTGAGGGTTATCTAGAGGAATCTAAATCAGAGTTTGAAGCATTAGAAAAGAAACTATCGCATAATATAGATAAAGACTTAGATTATTTCTCTAAGGATATTAAGCATATCTTGTCTCTCGAAATAGTAAAGCGTTATTATTTTCAAAAAGGTAGTACTATAGAGCGTTTAAAGCAAGATAAAGAGGTGGATGAAGCTGTGGGTATCTTAAAAGGAAATACTATTTATAAAAACATCCTTTCTCCAGCATTTAAACCTATGCTTAGTGATAGTATTAGTGTGAAGCTTACTAAATCTTAA
- a CDS encoding transposase (KEGG: bvu:BVU_2881 hypothetical protein~SPTR: Putative uncharacterized protein;~manually curated~IMG reference gene:2504106115~PFAM: Transposase), which produces MKKKAIDYKDILSMFLPKGMLDYFDFTDYSDMGDYYIFSLEEKNSIPDEYSSLPLVSKGFYPTITVTDFPVRDRTVYLKIKRRRWEDKQTGKTYSRDWQLVADGTRITAEFGSFLKKSYIDNHEVSIKVVADFCHLKSKTLNDYYKEHLSGYRSWNQLSHADQYMYFKDNLGENISIDETALSNGELYTIVTGKAGHGKHGTIIAMIKGTKADDVCRHLMKLPEGKRRMVKNVTLDMAGSMRQIAKRCFPCATQIIDRFHVQKLMQDALQELRVQYRWQAIEQENSNIKRARKEKKKYIPPCFDNGDTIRQLLVRSRYLLFKSPDKWTDSQRIRAEILFKQFDDIKQFYYLTLQLGQIYSHNYDKNVARVKLALWFNKVEQWNYPQFNTVIETFKNHNDRILNFFENRLTNASAESFNAKLKSFRATFRGVDDVKFYLYRVMMLYA; this is translated from the exons ATGAAAAAGAAAGCAATCGATTATAAGGATATATTGTCCATGTTCCTTCCCAAAGGCATGCTTGACTATTTTGATTTTACCGACTATTCAGACATGGGTGATTATTATATATTCTCTCTTGAAGAGAAAAATAGTATACCAGACGAATATTCAAGTCTTCCACTAGTTTCCAAAGGTTTTTATCCAACAATAACAGTTACAGATTTTCCTGTTCGTGACCGCACTGTATACTTAAAAATTAAACGCCGCAGATGGGAGGATAAGCAAACTGGTAAGACATACAGCAGGGACTGGCAATTGGTTGCAGACGGGACTAGGATAACAGCCGAGTTCGGTTCTTTTTTAAAA AAGAGTTACATTGACAATCATGAAGTTAGTATAAAAGTAGTAGCCGACTTTTGCCATCTAAAGTCAAAGACACTTAACGATTACTACAAGGAACATCTAAGTGGTTATCGTTCTTGGAATCAGCTCTCTCATGCTGATCAGTACATGTATTTCAAAGACAATTTAGGTGAGAACATATCGATTGACGAAACAGCCCTGAGCAACGGAGAGTTATACACCATTGTAACGGGTAAGGCTGGTCATGGTAAGCATGGCACGATTATAGCTATGATAAAGGGAACAAAGGCTGACGACGTATGCAGGCATCTGATGAAGTTGCCAGAAGGAAAACGCAGGATGGTCAAGAATGTTACACTCGACATGGCCGGAAGTATGAGACAGATAGCTAAGAGATGCTTTCCTTGTGCTACACAGATCATAGACCGTTTTCATGTACAAAAGCTGATGCAGGATGCATTGCAGGAGCTGCGCGTGCAATATCGTTGGCAAGCTATTGAGCAGGAGAACTCAAATATAAAAAGAGCAAGGAAAGAAAAGAAAAAATATATACCTCCATGTTTTGATAATGGAGATACCATAAGACAGCTTCTTGTGCGCAGCAGATATCTACTATTCAAGAGTCCTGATAAATGGACAGACTCCCAAAGAATAAGGGCTGAGATACTCTTTAAGCAGTTTGACGACATAAAACAATTCTATTACTTGACTCTACAACTCGGACAGATATACTCACATAACTACGATAAAAATGTTGCCAGGGTAAAGCTTGCTCTATGGTTCAACAAGGTAGAGCAGTGGAATTACCCTCAGTTCAATACGGTAATAGAAACCTTTAAAAATCACAATGATAGGATATTAAATTTCTTTGAAAACAGACTTACCAATGCTTCAGCTGAATCTTTCAATGCCAAACTTAAATCTTTCAGAGCTACATTCAGAGGAGTAGATGATGTAAAGTTCTATCTGTATAGAGTGATGATGCTATACGCTTAA
- a CDS encoding transcriptional regulator, AsnC family (COGs: COG1522 Transcriptional regulators~InterPro IPR019888:IPR019887~KEGG: bfs:BF4310 AsnC family transcriptional regulator~PFAM: Transcription regulator AsnC-type, C-terminal~SMART: Transcription regulator AsnC-type~SPTR: Transcriptional regulator;~IMG reference gene:2504106122~PFAM: HTH domain; AsnC family), with protein sequence MEKIDKLDRQILNIISQNARIPFKDVAAECGVSRAAIHQRVQRLIDLGVIVGSGYHVNPKSLGFSTCTYVGISLERGSMYKTVVKELQKIPEIVECHFTTGAYTMLTKVYARDNEHLMDLLNNKMQQIPGVIATETLISLEQSIKKEVPIIIEE encoded by the coding sequence ATGGAAAAAATAGACAAACTCGACAGACAAATCCTTAATATAATTTCGCAGAATGCACGTATACCATTTAAGGATGTTGCTGCAGAGTGTGGTGTTTCACGCGCCGCAATTCATCAAAGAGTCCAAAGACTTATTGACCTAGGAGTTATCGTAGGCTCTGGATATCATGTTAACCCTAAATCTTTAGGTTTCAGCACTTGTACTTATGTTGGTATCAGCCTTGAAAGAGGATCTATGTACAAAACCGTAGTAAAAGAACTTCAAAAAATTCCTGAAATAGTAGAATGCCACTTTACTACTGGAGCATATACTATGCTTACAAAAGTTTATGCTAGAGACAACGAGCATCTAATGGATTTGTTAAATAATAAAATGCAGCAGATACCAGGAGTAATAGCTACTGAAACTTTAATCTCACTGGAACAAAGCATTAAAAAAGAAGTTCCTATTATAATTGAAGAATAA